In Megachile rotundata isolate GNS110a unplaced genomic scaffold, iyMegRotu1 scaffold0192, whole genome shotgun sequence, the following proteins share a genomic window:
- the LOC143266314 gene encoding uncharacterized protein LOC143266314, with product MGPLSPILQSNANHSAGAQDVFLHTLAEWDCTLGVIAEPYRVPDQPHWFADAEGRNATIAIVWRAKSGSPPCTAIAAGRGAVAVRWGEVAVVGVYAPPSWPLAEYEELLDRVGQLASRCPTQRVLVLGDFNAKAREWGSPRTDARGQVTLDWAAAQGLLLLNRGSASTCVRPQGESVVDLSWGSPEDKVLLRNPAPPGWTPTAEKMGAEEARSGYDGGCGPRG from the exons atggggccattgagccccatTTTACAGTCAAACGcgaaccactcggcgggggcCCAGGACGTCTTCCTgcacaccctcgccgagtgggactGTACGTTGGGGGTGATAGCGGAGCCCTACCGCGTCCCGGACCAGCCTCACTGGTTCGCGGACGCGGAGGGCCGCAACGCGACGATCGCGATCGTTTGGCGCGCGAAGTCCGGCTCCCCCCCCTGTACCGCGATTGCAGCGGGAAGGGGAGCCGTTGCTGTTAGATGGGGGGAAGtagcggtggtgggcgtctacGCACCACCCAGCTGGCCTCTCGCAGAGTACGAGGAGTTGTTGGATCGGGTGGGGCAGTTAGCGTCGCGTTGCCCCACCCAACGCGTTCTGGTCCTCGGGGACTTCAACGCGAAGGCTCGCGAATGGGGTTCCCCGAGGACCGACGCGAGAGGCCAGGtaaccctggattgggcggcggcgcaAGGGCTCCTGTTGCTCAACAGGGGCTCGGCGAGCACCTGCGTGCGTCCGCAGGGGGAGTCTGTGGTGGACTTGTCCTGGGGCTCCCCTGAG GATAAAGTTCTCCTCCGAAACCCGGCGCCGCCGGGGTGGACGCCCACCGCCGAAAAGatgggcgctgaagaggctaGATCAGGATATGATGGTGGCTGCGGCCCTCGCGgttag